A single genomic interval of Helianthus annuus cultivar XRQ/B chromosome 6, HanXRQr2.0-SUNRISE, whole genome shotgun sequence harbors:
- the LOC110881529 gene encoding secreted RxLR effector protein 161-like, whose protein sequence is MVICLYVDDLIIASDSLQMINQLKDSMKKVFEMTDLGVLHYFLGMEVKYKEGNIALSQQKYAKGLLKKFNREKCNTISTPMEYGERLSKNDLEDEVNENLYRSLVGCLMYLTNTRPDIMFAVSKISRFMEKPKRSHWEAGKRILRYIKGTINHGIIYSKGSKGKLVWFSDNDYAGNIDDSQSTSGYIFHLGSGAIAWQSKKQKVVALSSTEA, encoded by the coding sequence ATGGTAATCTGCTTGTATGTCGACGACCTTATAATAGCCAGTGATTCTCTACAAATGATAAATCAACTCAAAGATTCAATGAAGAAAGTATTTGAAATGACTGATTTGGGAGTATTACATTACTTCTTGGGCATGGAGGTTAAATATAAAGAAGGAAATATAGCATTATCTCAGCAAAAATATGCCAAAGGTTTACTCAAGAAATTCAATAGGGAAAAATGTAATACAATATCTACTCCTATGGAATATGGTGAACGACTATCGAAAAATGATCTTGAAGACGAGGTAAATGAAAACTTATATAGAAGTCTGGTGGGATGCCTCATGTATTTAACAAATACTCGGCCGGATATAATGTTTGCGGTTAGCAAAATAAGTCGGTTCATGGAGAAGCCAAAAAGGAGTCACTGGGAAGCAGGAAAACGAATCTTAAGATACATAAAAGGGACAATAAATCATGGAATCATATATTCGAAGGGAAGTAAAGGGAAGTTAGTCTGGTTCAGCGACAACGATTATGCCGGAAATATAGATGACAGCCAAAGCACGTCtggttacatatttcacttaggTTCGGGAGCAATAGCATGGCAGTCCAAGAAACAAAAGGTTGTTGCACTATCTTCGACTGAAGCATAA